The following is a genomic window from Podarcis raffonei isolate rPodRaf1 chromosome 5, rPodRaf1.pri, whole genome shotgun sequence.
GGGCAGGTGGTTCAGTATGTGAGACAGGCCTTTCAGGTAATTCGCCTTCACATCTAGGAAGAACAGAAGGGCAAGGCTTAATCCTGTGGCTCCGAGGAGACTCATCCAAAAAGGTTATGACCATTTAGAAACTGAATGGCAAATGACCTCTACAGAGCCTACAGTGAAGGTCCACCTCTTGTCAGTAAAGAAAAGCCATTTGTTTGTCCCATGTAACAGGCAGAGTAGGCGAGCTCACAGTTTTGAGCTCTCCTACCCAAAATCATCTCCAGAAACTCCGAGGGGTccgggaagaggaagaaaaaggcgAGAGGCTCGGACTGCTCCTCTTGTTGTCGAGGGTTCAGAAGCTCCTACTGTCCAAAGAGGGCTACAAAAGGCAGGTCATGCAAGGAGTCCACAATTTCTGCAGACAAAAAAAATGCTAAAATGCTGCAGTAGCGTCATCATTTCAATTTGACCATTATTCCAACTGTGCTCCTCCTGTTAATTCAGATGCTTTCCGTAATGAAGGGGACAGAGGGAATCCTTACCAGGAGCTGCTGTGTGGAAACCCTGCACCAACTGCGGCACACACTCTGTGAAGAAGCGCTGGCGGAACATGAGGCGCACCTCAGCGTGGCAGCTCTTGCCCAGCACATCTGGGGAGTCGGCCATGAGCAAGGCAAGGCCATCGCCCACCGCAGGGCCAAGGACCGTGTCCCCCAAAAGAACGAGGAGCTATAGGGTAAAAGACAGAAGCCACTGAATGTGGTAAGGGCACAGTGGCCTCCCTTAGGATCCCAGGCCTTTCCCAGAAGCTCACCTTGTCCGTCAGGTGTGTGGTTAGCGGGTGGTAGCGTAGCAACAAAGCCTTGCTCACCTGCAGGGCAAAAATAAAGGAACATTGAGCTTTGTTTCTGGCAGAGACGGGAGGGATGGGGCATGGCGGAAACTCACCCACAGCAGCAGAGTGAGGGCTTGGCTTTGATGAGGACCCTCATTTAGGCCATGCTCCAACTTGTTCATGGCCAGCTCCAACAGCTCATCTAACTGAGGCCCTGGAAAGGGTAAAGAGACTGGCTGTTGTTCTGGGCAACTTCTTGCATCAGTCAAGCAGGGCATCACTTAACACAGCCCAGCTCTGAGGTTTCATGAGCCTCTGAACAACATCCCCAGCCCTTCAGTCCTAGGACAGACTCCATCGGTTACCTGCAGGGTGCTTGTTAACCAGTCCTGCAAAGCATTTGGCAGCAGCTGTGGCAGTGAAAGGGCAGTCACAGGAGCAGCTCAGGGCTAGCAGTTCACGTAGCAAGCGGTCTTGCTGAGGAATTGGAACCTGAAAGGAAGCCAGAGCGTGGGGAGGCATGGAGGCAACAGCAGAGCTTCAAGCTGCCGGTTCCCAGCATCACTTGCCTAGGGATCAGGCACACAAGGTAGGATGGGTagatccattctctcagccatgAGGCAACCTCCCACcgtccccatccccccccccagatcttcCCCAGGACTCACATTCCTTGGCAGTGAGCAGACAAAGGCCATGAGGAGCGCAACAAGCCTTCTCTGGGCTGCCATCAGACACTGCCCATCctgtaaaggaaaagaaatattgtTTCCACTACCAAAGTCTCTGGCCACATTTCCCcatatgcagcagcagcagcagcagcagcagcagcagcagcactgcctcACTCATACAAAATACCTGGAAGGGCTGGAACGTGCTGGGAAAGGTGTTTCCAGGTTGGAAGGAAAGGTCTCCATCCAAGAAGAGGGGAACCACTTTGgagacactctgggcagcctgcctgccagaaagaagaaacaagaacaCTGGTTTACAGCACATAATAATAtaacaattcattatttatatgctgcccatctgactgtgttgccccagccactctgggcagcttccaacaaatttaaacatcaaacattaaaaacttccctatacaggacctccttcagatgtcttctaaaagtcaagatagttgtttcatttccttgacatctggcagTAGTATAAAAACAccaaggaggggaaggggagacaGCCTGCACTTCTGTTTGTGGAGTCATGCTAGAACCTGACCTTATCCAAAAGCACAAAGATTGTGCATCACTACTTGTCACTCTGCAGGGACAGAGACCACAGGATGGCAGCAGCTGCTACTCACTCTGGTCTTAAGTGCGTACATGCACTGCTGATGACCGATACCATGGCTGATAAGGCTTCTTCCTTCAGCAGCACACTGCTTGGCAATGTATGGGAATTCTCTGAAAATAGTcatgaaaaaggggggggggaatgtgaggGGATGGAGACAGTTCCTGGAATCCCATCAGCTGCCTTTCAGTTTGCCACCTGCATAATGGACACCCGACAGGGACACTGAGATTGGCCCCAAGTGGGTAAAGGCCAGCCCAGCACAAGGGAAAggtccctccctttctctcaagGTTCTAAAGTATACAGAACCCCACCTGAGCTATGGGTACTGGCCTGGTTCAGGGAGCACAGGGTCTGTGCTCATCTCCCCACCTTACCTTGCATTGCAGCCTTGACTGCTAAGCCCACCAAATAGGGCACCACAGCCTGGTGGAAGTACCAGTAACTCTGAGCATCTTGCTGGCACTGGAATGCTACCTGCTGCAGACTCTGGCACACAGACACCACAGAGTGGGTATCTGCAGGTATACtctctgcaaaataaaaaaaaatcaaaagagcaTTCAGGGTGGAGACTACCAGTTCCAaggtgtttttctttaaaaaaaaaatactaatacATTATCACCAGGGCCATTTAAAGGCATCACATTGTGTCAGAAATGGGTTATGGGCCAAAGCAGTCAAAGACTGATGGTCCTAGGCTTCCAACAAGCTGTACTTCTGTCCCACTAATGACAGAATTATGGGACTGTAGGCACCTAAAGGTTACCAAAGCTCAGTGTACAAACAACTCTCTACTAACCCCTTCCATAGGAACAAGGAAGCTCTGCCTTACAAGGAGTCAGGCTCCTGGGTCTACCTAACTCAgagctgtctacactgactggcagtggatctTCAGTGTTTCAGACAGGAAGTCATGGAGACataaattgtagggttggaagggaccctggggatcatctagttcaaccccctgcagtgtaggaatatgcagctgtcccatacagtgatcaaacctgcaaccttgccattatcagcaccacactttaaccaactgagctatccagtcttttctggagatggcagggattgaacctgaggccttctccATGTTTAGCAGACGCTCTACTACTGAGCTCTAGCCCTTCCCAATCTTACACATCCTATTAATGATACACATATGCTGAGCCCTTCTGTTATTGCTGTCCCAAGCACTGGGCTAGGTTCCTCGCTTCCGAAGTATCAATAGTTTATCACATACAATTCTTACACTACCTTGCTGAATCTGCTGGAAGTGCTGCAGGAGGACTGGAACTGTTTCCCTCACTATACTAGGGTGCGTGGACACAGCTGCTAGAGCCTGCAGGCGACGTTCCTGCTGGGATGGATTGCTGTCCTCCTGAAGCTCTGAAACAGCACACAGAACACAATAGCTAGTCAATGAATTTGTCCCTAGGGACAGGGCCATGGAGGTACCACCTTCCACCCCTCCACATGAACATGGATTTGGGAATGGTTGATTCTTGGACCTGGAACTAACCTATCTGTCTGCCCGTTTGGCCTTACTCACGTTCCTCAAGGCACAGAGACCGCACAGATTCAAGTCAAAGCCCCCTGCAATGGCTCTGTCTACAATGCTGCTAGCACTCAGGGATAGACGCTGTGAACTTATGCACAAATGCTTAGTAAAGGCAGCATAAGAGAGGACACCCACTTCCCCACAACCCGCCCAACTTGCATGCTGTACCTGATTGCAGCCCTTCTGAGAACTTCTGAACCAAGCACTTgctgaaggcttgtggatagaGGGGAGCCAGGCGTCCAGCCGCCTCCATAGCTACCATGCTGCAGGGATAAGGAGTGTGCAAGGATGGATGAACTTGTTGGCCACTCAATACCGTAAAGCAACTCACAGATCTTTCCGTGGTAATCTAATTTTATAATTGTAATATTGAGTTGTGTGTGCACTACATTTTATAAAAATGTTCCCTTGATTACAAGAGCTCTTTGGACAAGAATGCAGCTTAGACAGCGATGCAGACTGCCCAAGTTTTGTTAAGCTCACTCTACCCGGGTTCATCTAAGAACTTATCAGAAGAGAGTGGGATTCTCACATCACTATAGAAACTATGAAAAGGTATCACTGGATTTGTTTGGGAACTGTCCTGTGACTCGCAGGTTTGGATGCACTGTGCACTGAATAGGAAATGCAGGAAGGCCAGAGGAAAAGATACAGCACTTGAAATCTTAAAACAAACAACAGGATGTTAGCAAGctagacatttttttttaaaaaaaaggatttaaagaatATTACACTATGAGGGACATTTTTATGGAAGAATGTTTAACTACACTATTGGGTTCAGACTGAAATGAATCTGTGCTAAGAGAATATGAGCTCTATTCACACATTAGAACAAAGCATGATAAACCAAAGGATGTTTTAGTACAAAACTTAAGATTGAAAAAAGATCATAAAAGCAGTATTAGTAAAGCCCTTTTCTTAATTAAAACACATGCAAACCTTAACAGATCAGTGTAAGACAACACCAAACAGAAGCAGAATTTTGGATTAAGAAATGAGTAATTCATGAGACTGTGTTAGAAACCTTGTCATTTGCCATTTATAGGTAGTGGACTAAAAGAAtgtaaacattttcaatatttagaAAGAGATAAGCCCAAAGACAATTCTGAGAAGTTCAACAATGCCTGCTGTTTCCCTTGCACCCACAGGGTCCAGCTTTGTTTCCACCCCTCACCTGGTCTGGGAATCGTCCTCATGCAAGATTAACTTCGTAAGGTGATCCACAAACATCTCCACATCTGAGAGGGTCAGGAGCCCTGAAACGGAAGAGAGACTGAAGTTCAAAGCCTTTCCTTTCCCTGGTAGTAACACTCTGCTATCATTGCCAGTTTTACTATATTGCATTCCACTTCCTAGAGGCTGCCTGCAGCCCATATAGTCCAAGTTATGCAAGGTGGGGTGGGACAGTACCTAATCTGATTCAAGTCCAGCTGTCTGGCTGCACACACATGATGGAAACAGGTCTGTGTGCACGCTAGATGGATCTGTAAAGGAATGCATACCAAGGGGAAAATCTCTAAACAAGCCGTAATTCTTCCATGACTCCTGGGAGTAACCCACAGATCAACACATACCTTGCAGTGATCCTAGAAAGGTCAGAACCCGGATGCCAACCAAGTGAAGTTGCACACTGGACTCAGAAAGTGCAGAGAACACCACGGAACACAGGGCATCTTTGAAACAAAGCAGTGGACTCTTGTCTGCAAGGGAGAGAAACAGGCACACAGGCAGTCTCATGAGACTGACCATCCTGGGCACGAATCACTAGAAAGTACAAGGTCCTGTTTAGCTTTAACTTTCTAACCCGGAGTCTGAGAGGATTGTGATCAGAATTTAGATAGTGAGGAATGAGAAACTTCCTAAAATTCTGAGTGGTCAGCACTGGTACCTGGATAAGAAAAAAACACAGATGGATTGCTCATTAAGAGCAGTCATCCACCAAGGTTACTCAACTGCAGTCACCATGTCATCCTGCAAAAAGCATTTCTACTTGGTCACTGAAAGCCATGCTCAAAGAAACTTTGGTTCTGGAATATTTGGCTGGGGTCCCAATTGcactgcatttaaagcactctcatgccgctttaaacagtcatggcctcccccaaagaatcctgggaactgtagtttgttaagggtgctgagaactgttagAACAGGGAttgcttgttaaaccactctgggaattttagctctgtgaggggaatactgaTCTCCAAACTATCTGTTGTTTAAggtgatatgatactgctttaaatgtgtgctgtagTTGGAACCCAACTCTTGTGCATGCATTTTCTAATACTTCTCTCACCAACCACAAGGGCTAGAATTTCTTCTGGGAAGCTATCCTGTCAAACTCTTTGTTTTTCAATTCTGTTGTCTCCGCATTTCTCTTCTCCCTATTACTGCACCTATCTCACTGTCCGCCCCCCTTCCCAGACAGGCCATTGCTAAATCCCATAGATTAAGGTGACTCTTCTCTGCAAACAACTGCTCTGGGCAAGACAGGAACCTTGGAAGCCCAGGATGCTGCAGAAGGGCAGCCTTGCTAGTAGGAAACAAGAAGAATGGAGAACCATCTCACCGTCTTCCTCAGGCCCCCACTGTTGCCGCAGCTCCAAGAAACCAAGCAGCACTTCCAAGATTGTCCTGTGCTGGCTACTCTACAAGAGATCAAAAAGGGCAGAGGATGGGTTGAAGGAACTAAGACACAGAAGGAGAGACAAGATCTGCAGGCCATTGTCCTACATGGAATTTGAGCCCAAGCATATGCCTGGGGCAGGTATATGCCACTAAATGTCCCTTAATATGAGATTGCAATCACCTAAGCCCCTTTCACTACTCTCCACCACAAGCATATTCCGCTCCCATTTGTCCTCACCTGCTCATGCTTGGTGTACTGTTCCACCAGCAAGGGAAGTACACTGTATGTGATCCGGTAATAGGCTCGCAAAGAGGCCCCTGCAGCCGcctgcaagagtttggcactcgGCCACACCAGCTTCATGTCAGGCTCACAAAGATGGTGTCTGCAATCTGAAACAGGTAAGAGCGCTTGGGAGAAACAGTATCACTCCCAAGGCCACTGCAGAAATCCCAGCAAGAAATAGCACTACTTAATTCCACCAGCTTGCAAACTGCAAACAGTTTCAAAGCTTAGTGGAGAACTTGCTGCCTTCCCACAAGTCAGCTCCAGTTTCCACCCCTTCCCTCCAGTCCTGTAAGCCAAATCATGGCTGCAACAGCATGACGAGATATTTTTCCCTTGGGGAAGTGGTCATTTCCTCCAAGCAGCAGTTTATGAATGAGAAATGGAAGGTCTTTCACAGGACTGGAAAGATGCTAGGAAAGGGATGTTGCTCCAAAGGTTACCTTGCAGAATGCCTGTAAGGAAGGAATCTAAAAGATCCTCATCATCGGAACTGAGCACCAAGCGGGACAGACATGTTGACAGAGCACGCAAAGCAGACAGACCTTCTGCTTCAATCTTCTCGCTTGCTGTCTGGAACACCTgttgaggagcaggaggagaatcAGCTGTACAGTGCAGACAATCCTGCAAATAATCCAGTCAGTGATCCCGCAATCCAGCAAGTAATCCAGTGATCCAGCCAGTGATCATAATGAAGGGGGGTTATTTGCTTCTTTACAGATCCATCAAATATTACAACAGCCTGATAATTCACTGTAATGAAACTACtctattggcccgaatataagccgtgcctttaaaattcaaggggggaaaagggagagggatACACGAATATAAGCCGCTTCCTTAAAATTCTGCATGCACTCACACTCGTTCCATTTTACCGTatatctgtttcagcagcaatatcgtaaaagccaatttttgtaaggtcacgaatGTAAATTTaaaccacactttaacttttcacggtcggaaaaaagtgaggcttatattcaggccaatgcagtatacagtggtacctcgggttaagaacttaattcgttctgtgctttgtgctgccgctgctgcacgatttctgttctcatcctgaagaaaagttcttaaaccgaggtaatatttctgggttagcagagtctgtaacctgaagtgtatgtaacctgaagcgtatgtaacccgaggtaccactgtataatgtttcAAGCAGTCCCCAGACACAGAGAGCAGGAACAATGTAATGGATGCACTTTCACAGAACACCAGAACCACCTCGCTTTGGGAATCCTTGCTCCTCTCACCTCCCTACGCAGGGATGACCAAAGGCTGGGTAGGAATTCCTTCAGCTCCTTCTCCCCATAGATCATGCAGGCAGCATTCTGCAAAAgaaaggaagtggggaggggggagagagagtcagACATGAGTCATCTGGGGTGTGCTGTTAATTTGCAGTCAAGATGCTGCATTACCTAGAAGCAGCACCAGAGCCGCCGCCACCCCTTAAATCAGCTTTGAGGAAAGCTGCAAGAGCAGAGAGGGCTGCATGGCAACCTACTGCGGAGCCTTGATACTTTTGCTCAGTGCTCTTACCAAGGTTTGCAGGGAGTCCAGCTTGGCACTTTGTACGTCAGAGTCCATTTTCTCAATGAGCAACGGGATCAGGAACTGTAAGGAGAGAAGATCCTGGAAATCTCAATACACTTTGCTCAGCATAATTTGGGGTTATAATATACCTCAGAAGATCAGACCAGCAGGCCTCACAAAACAATGTAAAACCCATATAAAGAGCACAATGCAATACTCCCCACTGACACCACCTTGGTGGTGACTGGGTATTTGTGTTAGAATTCTGCAGTCTGCTATCATCTTAGCCAAGAGGGGAGTGTCCATCATTGTAGAGGGCCTAGATTCACTCATGCAGGCAGGAAGCTACCACTGGCAGTATCCACTAGAAAGCTCTGAGAGGGTCATCAGGCTCTCAGCTGCACCTGCCTGGAGCTAGTGTAGCAAAAAATCAGGAAAAAGCACTCCCCACCTTTTGCATGGCATGGCTTTGGATATGCTTCAGTTCTGCCCACTGCTGCCTGGCCAGGGTTAAGATTGCTCTGGCAGTTTCTAACTTTCTGACTTTATTCTAATTCTATGAGGGGCAAAATATGCCTACGATGGCAGCAATTTGTGTAGCATATGGGCCATTTCAGAGAGCCATTAATCCcagcttttttaaataaaaaaagcaaatatttatttatatctataaatcAAGCTCTCTGTCCAAAGTCTGATGGTAGTAGCAGTTTGAAAGATCAGTGTTGGGAAATGCAAAAGGACCAGAAAGTAAATTTACTCCCCAACTCATATATCTGCAATAGACTGAAGTCTCAAAGTTAAGGGCAAAATTATCTCTACAATATGCTTGTTCTGGGATTAAATGCATTGGCTTATCCTAATGAAGGCTCTGACAGTGTGATGCTCCCATCAAGAGAAGAAGGAATTTTCACCTTGCAACCGCTTTGCCCTTCAAAAATCTTGTCCAGAGCAGCATGAGAAG
Proteins encoded in this region:
- the MMS19 gene encoding MMS19 nucleotide excision repair protein homolog isoform X1, with product MAAGGAEVDVGADASLLPGWEREGAAREAAEGVKAGTCTILDVVENLGSPLKNADPRMRAQGIQTLSEVLLQCYSLLQEREVSHLVLFYENRLKDHHLVISSVLQGLKALSMCVALAPGLAVSVLKAIFQEVHVQSLLQADRHTIYSIITNFMSNREAELKGLGADFTFGFIQVMDGEKDPRNLLIAFQIVRDIIVKGYALGPFAEELFEVTSCYFPIDFTPPSNDPHGIQREDLIISLRAVLTSTPIFAEFLIPLLIEKMDSDVQSAKLDSLQTLNAACMIYGEKELKEFLPSLWSSLRREVFQTASEKIEAEGLSALRALSTCLSRLVLSSDDEDLLDSFLTGILQDCRHHLCEPDMKLVWPSAKLLQAAAGASLRAYYRITYSVLPLLVEQYTKHEQSSQHRTILEVLLGFLELRQQWGPEEDDKSPLLCFKDALCSVVFSALSESSVQLHLVGIRVLTFLGSLQGLLTLSDVEMFVDHLTKLILHEDDSQTSMVAMEAAGRLAPLYPQAFSKCLVQKFSEGLQSELQEDSNPSQQERRLQALAAVSTHPSIVRETVPVLLQHFQQIQQESIPADTHSVVSVCQSLQQVAFQCQQDAQSYWYFHQAVVPYLVGLAVKAAMQENSHTLPSSVLLKEEALSAMVSVISSACTHLRPEQAAQSVSKVVPLFLDGDLSFQPGNTFPSTFQPFQDGQCLMAAQRRLVALLMAFVCSLPRNVPIPQQDRLLRELLALSCSCDCPFTATAAAKCFAGLVNKHPAGPQLDELLELAMNKLEHGLNEGPHQSQALTLLLWVSKALLLRYHPLTTHLTDKLLVLLGDTVLGPAVGDGLALLMADSPDVLGKSCHAEVRLMFRQRFFTECVPQLVQGFHTAAPDVKANYLKGLSHILNHLPKPVLVTELPTLLPLLLEALSCPDLAVQLSTLHCLQPLLLEAPHVMSLHIDTLVGKFISLTDNPAMAIRIAALQCLHALASLPTPVVIPYKPRVIRALAKPLDDKKRLVRKEAVAARGEWFLLGTPAR
- the MMS19 gene encoding MMS19 nucleotide excision repair protein homolog isoform X2; protein product: MAAGGAEVDVGADASLLPGWEREGAAREAAEGVKAGTCTILDVVENLGSPLKNADPRMRAQGIQTLSEVLLQCYSLLQEREVSHLVLFYENRLKDHHLVISSVLQGLKALSMCVALAPGLAVSVLKAIFQEVHVQSLLQADRHTIYSIITNFMSNREAELKGLGADFTFGFIQVMDGEKDPRNLLIAFQIVRDIIVKGYALGPFAEELFEVTSCYFPIDFTPPSNDPHGIQREDLIISLRAVLTSTPIFAEFLIPLLIEKMDSDVQSAKLDSLQTLNAACMIYGEKELKEFLPSLWSSLRREVFQTASEKIEAEGLSALRALSTCLSRLVLSSDDEDLLDSFLTGILQDCRHHLCEPDMKLVWPSAKLLQAAAGASLRAYYRITYSVLPLLVEQYTKHEQSSQHRTILEVLLGFLELRQQWGPEEDDKSPLLCFKDALCSVVFSALSESSVQLHLVGIRVLTFLGSLQGLLTLSDVEMFVDHLTKLILHEDDSQTSMVAMEAAGRLAPLYPQAFSKCLVQKFSEGLQSELQEDSNPSQQERRLQALAAVSTHPSIVRETVPVLLQHFQQIQQESIPADTHSVVSVCQSLQQVAFQCQQDAQSYWYFHQAVVPYLVGLAVKAAMQENSHTLPSSVLLKEEALSAMVSVISSACTHLRPEQAAQSVSKVVPLFLDGDLSFQPGNTFPSTFQPFQDGQCLMAAQRRLVALLMAFVCSLPRNVPIPQQDRLLRELLALSCSCDCPFTATAAAKCFAGLVNKHPAGPQLDELLELAMNKLEHGLNEGPHQSQALTLLLWVSKALLLRYHPLTTHLTDKLLVLLGDTVLGPAVGDGLALLMADSPDVLGKSCHAEVRLMFRQRFFTECVPQLVQGFHTAAPDVKANYLKGLSHILNHLPKPVLVTELPTLLPLLLEALSCPDLAVQLSTLHCLQPLLLEAPHVMSLHIDTLVGKFISLTDNPAMAIRIAALQCLHALASLPTPVHKQVLRPPWELWEPH